A part of Arachis duranensis cultivar V14167 unplaced genomic scaffold, aradu.V14167.gnm2.J7QH unplaced_Scaffold_57721, whole genome shotgun sequence genomic DNA contains:
- the LOC127744545 gene encoding ribosomal protein S12, mitochondrial: protein MPTLNQLIRHGREEKRRTDRTRASDQCPQKQGVRPRVSTRTPKKPNSAPRKIAKVRLSNRHDIFAHIPGEGHNSQEHSMVLIRGGRVKDLPGVKSHCIRGVKDLLGIPDRRRGRSKYGAEKPKSI, encoded by the coding sequence ATGCCTACATTAAATCAATTGATTCGTCATGGTAGAGAAGAAAAACGGCGCACGGACCGTACTAGAGCTTCGGATCAATGTCCCCAGAAGCAAGGAGTACGCCCGCGTGTTTCAACGAGAACACCGAAAAAACCTAATTCAGCTCCACGTAAGATAGCCAAAGTACGATTGAGCAATCGACATGATATATTTGCTCACATTCCGGGCGAAGGTCATAATTCGCAGGAACATTCTATGGTCTTAATAAGAGGAGGTAGAGTGAAAGATTTGCCAGGTGTGAAATCCCATTGTATTCGAGGAGTAAAGGATTTGTTGGGAATTCCGGATCGAAGAAGAGGCAGATCCAAATATGGTGCAGAAAAACCCAAATCGATATGA
- the LOC127744544 gene encoding cytochrome c oxidase subunit 3 — translation MIESQRHSYHLVDPSPWPISGSLGALATTVGGVMYMHSFQGGATLLSLGLLFILYTMFVWWRDVLRESTLEGHHTKVVQLGPRYGSIPFIVSEVMFLFAFFRASSHSSLAPTVEIGGIWPPKGIEVLDPREIPFLNTPILLSSGAAVTWAHHAILAGKEKRAVYALVATVSLALVFTGFQGMEYYQAPFTISDSIYGSTFFLATGFHGFHVIIGTLFLIICGIRQYLGHLTKEHHVGFEAAAWYWHFVDVVRLFLFVSIYWWGGI, via the coding sequence ATGATTGAATCTCAGAGGCATTCTTATCATTTGGTAGATCCAAGTCCATGGCCGATTTCGGGTTCACTCGGAGCTTTGGCAACCACCGTAGGAGGTGTGATGTACATGCACTCATTTCAAGGGGGTGCAACACTTCTAAGTTTGGGCCTTCTATTTATCCTATATACCATGTTTGTATGGTGGCGCGATGTTCTACGTGAATCCACGTTGGAAGGACATCATACCAAAGTCGTACAATTAGGACCTCGATATGGTTCTATTCCGTTCATCGTATCGGAGGTTATGttcctttttgctttttttcgggcttcttctcattcttctttggCACCTACGGTAGAGATCGGAGGTATTTGGCCCCCAAAAGGGATTGAGGTTTTAGATCCTCGGGAAATCCCCTTTCTTAATACCCCTATTCTCCTTTCATCCGGAGCAGCCGTAACTTGGGCTCATCATGCTATACTCGCGGGGAAGGAAAAACGAGCAGTTTACGCTTTAGTAGCTACCGTTTCACTGGCTCTAGTATTCACTGGCTTTCAAGGAATGGAATATTATCAAGCACCCTTCACTATTTCAGATAGTATTTATGGTTCTACCTTTTTCTTAGCAACTGGCTTTCATGGTTTTCATGTGATTATAGGTACTCTTTTCTTGATCATATGTGGTATTCGCCAATATCTTGGTCATCTGACCAAGGAGCATCACGTTGGCTTTGAAGCAGCTGCATGGTACTGGCATTTTGTAGACGTGGTTCGGTTATTCCTATTTGTCTCTATCTATTGGTGGGGAGGTATATGA
- the LOC127744546 gene encoding NADH-ubiquinone oxidoreductase chain 3 has translation MSEFAPICISLVISLLVSLIPLGVPFPFASNSWTYPEKLSAYECGFDPFGDARSRFDIRFYLVSILFIIPDPEVTFSFPWAVPPNKIDPFGSWSMMAFLLILTIGSLYEWKRGASDRE, from the coding sequence ATGTCAGAATTTGCACCTATTTGTATCTCTTTAGTGATCAGTCTGCTAGTTTCTTTGATCCCACTCGGTGTTCCTTTTCCCTTTGCTTCCAATAGTTGGACCTATCCAGAAAAATTGTCGGCCTACGAATGTGGTTTCGATCCTTTCGGTGATGCCAGAAGTCGTTTCGATATACGATTttatcttgtttcaattttatttattattcctGATCCGGAAGTCACcttttcctttccttgggcAGTACCTCCCAACAAGATTGATCCGTTTGGATCTTGGTCTATGATGgcctttttattgattttgacgATTGGATCTCTCTATGAATGGAAAAGGGGTGCTTCGGATCGGGAGTAA